The following coding sequences are from one Gossypium hirsutum isolate 1008001.06 chromosome A12, Gossypium_hirsutum_v2.1, whole genome shotgun sequence window:
- the LOC107925711 gene encoding uncharacterized protein — MFTPKTPHFFKIILDANIRDKKLEIPGKFVRKYGNGLSNSVLLTVPSGDTWHVELTKSDGIVWLQNGWQEFSEYFSLKYGHLLVFKYEGNGKFLVLIFDTSASEIEYPCKSHIEDQKSDDQMCLKLVKEEPKDDVCDKPLYGTPSCKETKRKKSRPLCSNTEYLCKSYIEDPKSDDQLCLKPVKEEAKDGVYDETLYETPPCKKARRNKSQSQCSKVEYPCKNHIEDNKSEDQVSLKPVKEEAKDDVCDKTLYETPPCKETRKKKPQSQCSKPRKKLKTAQKDKNRKDREDASTDEEGLKTKVPRDGRAFGAIEYDKALQRAFSFESENPFFLVTMQPSYINPGRKMCIPKNFTMKFLTRDLGDLTLCTSDGRTWSAQYLRYMTRNKYKKATIHIGWRQFMLDNNLEAGDVCVFELISQTEIMLKVIIYRVHQDASCSSPLGGINSLEIGDNVSSSIPGSTESKHHCSIRPLTPHEKARAIQKASNFKSKNPFFKVVMQPRYLTIRCSLSIPYKFVNQYLDEEKEEAILRVSDGRTWVVKFAVKVVTGGQHKAEFSHRWRAFARDNNLEVGDVCVFELINRNENSFKVSIFSAAPGANSSVSPQAHDVKASQVASKNCSVPKIEADDEFGNCYAGNPGPAAQPTTIGLQDNEEEVNPTDDAIASQVASKDFLVPKVEVDDDFGKCHAGNFSPAAQITTTGYQEAEEEVKPTISTRPRDP; from the exons ATGTTTACACCAAAGACACCCCATTTCTTCAAGATCATTTTAGATGCCAATATTCGAGATAAGAAGCTT GAGATTCCTGGAAAGTTTGTGAGAAAATATGGAAATGGGTTATCAAATTCAGTGTTATTAACTGTTCCAAGTGGTGATACATGGCATGTTGAGCTGACAAAATCTGATGGTATTGTTTGGTTGCAAAATGGATGGCAAGAATTTTCTGAGTATTTCTCTCTCAAGTATGGGCATCTCCTGGTTTTCAAATATGAAGGTAATGGCAAGTTTCTGGTACTCATATTTGATACGAGTGCATCAGAGATTGAATATCCATGCAAGAGCCATATTGAAGATCAGAAGAGTGATGATCAAATGTGTCTAAAACTTGTCAAGGAAGAACCTAAAGATGATGTTTGTGATAAACCCTTGTATGGGACTCCTTCATGCAAGGAAACTAAGAGGAAGAAATCACGACCACTATGTTCTAACACAGAATATCTATGCAAGAGCTATATTGAAGATCCTAAGAGTGATGATCAATTGTGTCTAAAACCCGTCAAGGAAGAAGCTAAAGATGGTGTTTATGATGAAACCTTGTATGAGACTCCTCCATGCAAGAAAGCTAGGAGGAATAAATCACAATCACAATGTTCTAAAGTTGAATATCCATGCAAGAACCATATTGAAGATAACAAGAGTGAAGATCAAGTGAGTCTAAAACCCGTCAAAGAAGAAGCTAAAGATGATGTTTGTGATAAAACCTTGTATGAGACTCCTCCATGCAAGGAAACTAGGAAGAAGAAACCGCAATCACAATGTTCTAAGCCTCGAAAGAAACTGAAAACTGCTCAAAAGGACAAAA ATAGAAAAGATCGTGAAGATGCGTCAACTGATGAAGAAGGCCTGAAAACCAAGGTTCCTAGAGATGGACGCGCATTTGGAGCCATCGAATACGATAAAGCTCTTCAAAGAGCCTTTTCCTTTGAATCAGAGAATCCATTCTTCCTGGTCACAATGCAGCCTTCATACATTAATCCTGGTCGAAAAATG TGCATACCAAAGAACTTTACAATGAAGTTCCTGACAAGAGATCTTGGTGATTTAACACTTTGCACTTCGGACGGGAGAACTTGGTCTGCTCAGTACTTGCGCTATATGACCAGAAACAAGTACAAAAAAGCAACCATCCATATTGGTTGGAGGCAATTTATGCTGGACAACAATTTGGAAGCTGGTGATGTTTGTGTCTTTGAGCTGATTTCGCAAACAGAAATCATGTTGAAAGTAATTATTTACCGTGTTCATCAAGATGCAAGTTGTAGTTCTCCATTGG GTGGAATAAACTCTTTGGAAATTGGTGATAATGTAAGCTCATCAATACCGGGAAGCACAGAGTCTAAGCATCATTGCTCGATTCGACCACTAACGCCCCATGAGAAAGCAAGAGCAATTCAAAAAGCCAGTAATTTCAAATCTAAAAACCCCTTTTTCAAGGTTGTAATGCAACCCAGATACTTGACCATAAGATGTAGCCTG AGTATACCATACAAATTTGTGAACCAATATCTCGATGAAGAGAAGGAGGAAGCCATCCTTAGAGTTTCTGATGGGCGAACCTGGGTTGTCAAGTTTGCTGTTAAAGTAGTCACTGGTGGACAACATAAAGCTGAATTCTCTCATAGATGGAGGGCTTTTGCACGGGACAATAACTTGGAAGTTGGTGATGTATGTGTCTTTGAGCTGATTAACCGCAATGAAAATTCATTCAAGGTCTCCATCTTTTCAGCAGCACCAGGAGCTAATTCTTCTGTGTCACCGCAAG CTCATGATGTGAAAGCCAGTCAAGTTGCATCCAAAAATTGCTCGGTACCTAAAATTGAAGCTGATGATGAATTTGGCAATTGTTATGCCGGAAATCCTGGCCCTGCTGCCCAACCCACTACCATAGGACTTCAAGATAATGAAGAGGAAGTTAATCCTA CTGATGATGCTATAGCCAGTCAAGTTGCATCTAAAGATTTCTTGGTGCCGAAAGTTgaagttgatgatgattttggcAAGTGTCATGCCGGAAATTTTAGCCCTGCTGCCCAAATCACCACCACAGGATATCAAGAAGCTGAAGAGGAAGTCAAACCTA CTATATCTACAAGACCAAGGGACCCATAA